The following proteins come from a genomic window of Gallus gallus isolate bGalGal1 chromosome 22, bGalGal1.mat.broiler.GRCg7b, whole genome shotgun sequence:
- the GFPT1 gene encoding glutamine--fructose-6-phosphate aminotransferase [isomerizing] 1 isoform X1: MCGIFAYLNYHVPRTRREILETLIKGLQRLEYRGYDSAGVGIDGGNDKDWEANACKIQLIKQKGKVKALDEEVHKQQDMDLDIEFDVHLGIAHTRWATHGEPNPINSHPQRSDKNNEFIVIHNGIITNYKDLRKFLESKGYDFESETDTESIAKLVKYMYDNRDSDDISFTTLVERVIQQLEGAFALVFKSVHYPGQAVGTRRGSPLLIGVRSEHKLSTDHIPILYRTAVQSMDHSFDGISINVEEGKDKKGSCNLSRVDSTTCLFPVEEKAVEYYFASDASAVIEHTNRVIFLEDDDVAAVVDGRLSIHRIKRTAGDHPGRAVQTLQMELQQIMKGNFSSFMQKEIFEQPESVVNTMRGRVNFDDYTVNLGGLKDHIKEIQRCRRLILIACGTSYHAGVATRQVLEELTELPVMVELASDFLDRNTPVFRDDVCFFISQSGETADTLMGLRYCKERGALTVGITNTVGSSISRETDCGVHINAGPEIGVASTKAYTSQFVSLVMFALMMCDDRISMQERRKEIMRGLKGLPDLIKEVLSMDDEIQKLATELYHQKSVLIMGRGYHYATCLEGALKIKEITYMHSEGILAGELKHGPLALVDKLMPVIMIIMRDHTYAKCQNALQQVIARQGRPVIICDKEDIETIKNNKRTIKVPHSVDCLQGILSVIPLQLLAFHLAVLRGYDVDRITAPKD; this comes from the exons ATGTGCG GCATCTTTGCTTACCTGAACTACCATGTTCCCCGGACAAGAAGGGAGATCCTGGAGACCCTTATCAAAGGGCTCCAGCGGTTGGAGTACCGTGGCTATGACTCTGCAG GTGTGGGAATCGATGGTGGCAACGACAAAGACTGGGAAGCTAATGCTTGCAAAATCCAGCTTATCAAACAGAAGGGGAAAGTGAAGGCTCTGGATGAAGAAGTGCACA agcagcaggacatGGATCTTGACATTGAGTTTGATGTACACCTTGGAATTGCACACACCCGTTGGGCTACCCATGGAGAGCCCAATCCCATCAACAGCCACCCGCAGCGCTCAGATAAAAACAACG AGTTCATCGTCATCCACAATGGCATCATCACCAACTACAAAGACCTGAGGAAATTCCTG gagagcaagGGCTATGACTTCGAGTCAGAGACGGACACAGAGAGCATCGCCAAACTAGTGAAGTACATGTATGACAACCGGGACAGCGACGACATCAGCTTCACCACCCTGGTGGAGAGAGTCATCCAGCAGCTG GAAGGTGCTTTTGCCCTCGTATTCAAAAGCGTTCATTATCCTGGTCAAGCAGTTGGTACAAG GCGAGGCAGCCCTCTGCTCATAGGAGTGCGCAGTGAGCACAAACtctccactgaccacatccccaTTCTGTACCGTACAG CTGTACAGTCTATGGATCATTCTTTTGATGGAATATCCATAAATGTGGAGGAAG GTAAGGACAAGAAGGGAAGCTGCAACCTGTCTCGTGTGGACAGCACCACCTGCCTTTTCCCTGTTGAGGAGAAAGCTGTGGAGTACTACTTTGCTTCTGATGCTAG TGCTGTCATTGAGCATACCAACAGAGTGATTTTCCTTGAAGATGATGATGTAGCAGCTGTGGTTGATGGCCGTCTTTCCATCCACCGGATCAAACGTACAGCGGGTGATCACCCCGGGCGCGCCGTGCAAACCTTGCAGATGGAACTTCAACAGATCATGAAGG gTAACTTCAGCTCGTTCATGCAAAAGGAGATTTTTGAGCAGCCAGAATCTGTTGTTAATACCATGAGAGGAAGGGTCAACTTCGATGACTACACTG TGAATCTTGGTGGCTTGAAGGATCACATTAAGGAGATTCAGAGGTGTCGTCGTTTAATCCTTATTGCCTGTGGGACAAGTTACCATGCTGGAGTTGCA ACCCGTCAGGTTCTGGAAGAACTGACTGAATTACCTGTGATGGTTGAATTAGCCAGTGATTTCCTGGACAGAAACACTCCTGTCTTCAGAGatgatgtttgctttttcatcaGCCAGTCAG GTGAGACAGCAGATACTTTGATGGGTCTTCGGTACTGCAAAGAGAGAGGAGCCTTAACCGTAGGCATAACCAACACAGTTGGCAGCTCTATATCACGGGAGACGGATTGTGGAGTCCATATCAATGCAGGACCAGAGATAGGGGTTGCCAGTACCAAG GCCTATACCAGCCAGTTTGTCTCTTTGGTGATGTTTGCTCTCATGATGTGTGATGACAGAATTTCTATGCAAGAAAGACGCAAGGAAATCATGCGTGGTCTCAAAGGACTGCCAG ACTTGATTAAAGAAGTGCTGAGTATGGATGATGAGATCCAGAAGCTGGCCACAGAGCTGTACCATCAGAAGTCTGTTCTCATCATGGGACGTGGCTACCACTATGCTACTTGTCTAGAGGGAGCTTTG aaaattaaagaaattaccTATATGCACTCTGAAGGGATATTGGCAGGTGAGCTGAAGCACGGCCCTCTTGCACTGGTGGACAAACTCATGCCTGTTATCATGATCATCATGAGAGACCATACGTATGCAAAGTGCCAGAatgctctccagcaggtcattgCACGACAA GGGCGACCTGTCATCATTTGTGACAAGGAAGACATCGAGACAATTAAGAACAATAAGAGAACAATCAAAGTTCCCCATTCTGTGGACTGTCTGCAGGGGATCCTGAGTGTTATCCCCCTCCAGCTTCTGGCTTTTCACCTTGCAGTTCTCAGAGGATATGAT
- the GFPT1 gene encoding glutamine--fructose-6-phosphate aminotransferase [isomerizing] 1 isoform X3 has translation MCGIFAYLNYHVPRTRREILETLIKGLQRLEYRGYDSAGVGIDGGNDKDWEANACKIQLIKQKGKVKALDEEVHKQQDMDLDIEFDVHLGIAHTRWATHGEPNPINSHPQRSDKNNEFIVIHNGIITNYKDLRKFLESKGYDFESETDTESIAKLVKYMYDNRDSDDISFTTLVERVIQQLEGAFALVFKSVHYPGQAVGTRRGSPLLIGVRSEHKLSTDHIPILYRTGKDKKGSCNLSRVDSTTCLFPVEEKAVEYYFASDASAVIEHTNRVIFLEDDDVAAVVDGRLSIHRIKRTAGDHPGRAVQTLQMELQQIMKGNFSSFMQKEIFEQPESVVNTMRGRVNFDDYTVNLGGLKDHIKEIQRCRRLILIACGTSYHAGVATRQVLEELTELPVMVELASDFLDRNTPVFRDDVCFFISQSGETADTLMGLRYCKERGALTVGITNTVGSSISRETDCGVHINAGPEIGVASTKAYTSQFVSLVMFALMMCDDRISMQERRKEIMRGLKGLPDLIKEVLSMDDEIQKLATELYHQKSVLIMGRGYHYATCLEGALKIKEITYMHSEGILAGELKHGPLALVDKLMPVIMIIMRDHTYAKCQNALQQVIARQGRPVIICDKEDIETIKNNKRTIKVPHSVDCLQGILSVIPLQLLAFHLAVLRGYDVDRITAPKD, from the exons ATGTGCG GCATCTTTGCTTACCTGAACTACCATGTTCCCCGGACAAGAAGGGAGATCCTGGAGACCCTTATCAAAGGGCTCCAGCGGTTGGAGTACCGTGGCTATGACTCTGCAG GTGTGGGAATCGATGGTGGCAACGACAAAGACTGGGAAGCTAATGCTTGCAAAATCCAGCTTATCAAACAGAAGGGGAAAGTGAAGGCTCTGGATGAAGAAGTGCACA agcagcaggacatGGATCTTGACATTGAGTTTGATGTACACCTTGGAATTGCACACACCCGTTGGGCTACCCATGGAGAGCCCAATCCCATCAACAGCCACCCGCAGCGCTCAGATAAAAACAACG AGTTCATCGTCATCCACAATGGCATCATCACCAACTACAAAGACCTGAGGAAATTCCTG gagagcaagGGCTATGACTTCGAGTCAGAGACGGACACAGAGAGCATCGCCAAACTAGTGAAGTACATGTATGACAACCGGGACAGCGACGACATCAGCTTCACCACCCTGGTGGAGAGAGTCATCCAGCAGCTG GAAGGTGCTTTTGCCCTCGTATTCAAAAGCGTTCATTATCCTGGTCAAGCAGTTGGTACAAG GCGAGGCAGCCCTCTGCTCATAGGAGTGCGCAGTGAGCACAAACtctccactgaccacatccccaTTCTGTACCGTACAG GTAAGGACAAGAAGGGAAGCTGCAACCTGTCTCGTGTGGACAGCACCACCTGCCTTTTCCCTGTTGAGGAGAAAGCTGTGGAGTACTACTTTGCTTCTGATGCTAG TGCTGTCATTGAGCATACCAACAGAGTGATTTTCCTTGAAGATGATGATGTAGCAGCTGTGGTTGATGGCCGTCTTTCCATCCACCGGATCAAACGTACAGCGGGTGATCACCCCGGGCGCGCCGTGCAAACCTTGCAGATGGAACTTCAACAGATCATGAAGG gTAACTTCAGCTCGTTCATGCAAAAGGAGATTTTTGAGCAGCCAGAATCTGTTGTTAATACCATGAGAGGAAGGGTCAACTTCGATGACTACACTG TGAATCTTGGTGGCTTGAAGGATCACATTAAGGAGATTCAGAGGTGTCGTCGTTTAATCCTTATTGCCTGTGGGACAAGTTACCATGCTGGAGTTGCA ACCCGTCAGGTTCTGGAAGAACTGACTGAATTACCTGTGATGGTTGAATTAGCCAGTGATTTCCTGGACAGAAACACTCCTGTCTTCAGAGatgatgtttgctttttcatcaGCCAGTCAG GTGAGACAGCAGATACTTTGATGGGTCTTCGGTACTGCAAAGAGAGAGGAGCCTTAACCGTAGGCATAACCAACACAGTTGGCAGCTCTATATCACGGGAGACGGATTGTGGAGTCCATATCAATGCAGGACCAGAGATAGGGGTTGCCAGTACCAAG GCCTATACCAGCCAGTTTGTCTCTTTGGTGATGTTTGCTCTCATGATGTGTGATGACAGAATTTCTATGCAAGAAAGACGCAAGGAAATCATGCGTGGTCTCAAAGGACTGCCAG ACTTGATTAAAGAAGTGCTGAGTATGGATGATGAGATCCAGAAGCTGGCCACAGAGCTGTACCATCAGAAGTCTGTTCTCATCATGGGACGTGGCTACCACTATGCTACTTGTCTAGAGGGAGCTTTG aaaattaaagaaattaccTATATGCACTCTGAAGGGATATTGGCAGGTGAGCTGAAGCACGGCCCTCTTGCACTGGTGGACAAACTCATGCCTGTTATCATGATCATCATGAGAGACCATACGTATGCAAAGTGCCAGAatgctctccagcaggtcattgCACGACAA GGGCGACCTGTCATCATTTGTGACAAGGAAGACATCGAGACAATTAAGAACAATAAGAGAACAATCAAAGTTCCCCATTCTGTGGACTGTCTGCAGGGGATCCTGAGTGTTATCCCCCTCCAGCTTCTGGCTTTTCACCTTGCAGTTCTCAGAGGATATGAT
- the GFPT1 gene encoding glutamine--fructose-6-phosphate aminotransferase [isomerizing] 1 — translation MCGIFAYLNYHVPRTRREILETLIKGLQRLEYRGYDSAGVGIDGGNDKDWEANACKIQLIKQKGKVKALDEEVHKQQDMDLDIEFDVHLGIAHTRWATHGEPNPINSHPQRSDKNNEFIVIHNGIITNYKDLRKFLESKGYDFESETDTESIAKLVKYMYDNRDSDDISFTTLVERVIQQLEGAFALVFKSVHYPGQAVGTRRGSPLLIGVRSEHKLSTDHIPILYRTAVQSMDHSFDGISINVEEGKDKKGSCNLSRVDSTTCLFPVEEKAVEYYFASDASAVIEHTNRVIFLEDDDVAAVVDGRLSIHRIKRTAGDHPGRAVQTLQMELQQIMKGNFSSFMQKEIFEQPESVVNTMRGRVNFDDYTVNLGGLKDHIKEIQRCRRLILIACGTSYHAGVATRQVLEELTELPVMVELASDFLDRNTPVFRDDVCFFISQSGETADTLMGLRYCKERGALTVGITNTVGSSISRETDCGVHINAGPEIGVASTKAYTSQFVSLVMFALMMCDDRISMQERRKEIMRGLKGLPDLIKEVLSMDDEIQKLATELYHQKSVLIMGRGYHYATCLEGALKIKEITYMHSEGILAGELKHGPLALVDKLMPVIMIIMRDHTYAKCQNALQQVIARQGRPVIICDKEDIETIKNNKRTIKVPHSVDCLQGILSVIPLQLLAFHLAVLRGYDVDFPRNLAKSVTVE, via the exons ATGTGCG GCATCTTTGCTTACCTGAACTACCATGTTCCCCGGACAAGAAGGGAGATCCTGGAGACCCTTATCAAAGGGCTCCAGCGGTTGGAGTACCGTGGCTATGACTCTGCAG GTGTGGGAATCGATGGTGGCAACGACAAAGACTGGGAAGCTAATGCTTGCAAAATCCAGCTTATCAAACAGAAGGGGAAAGTGAAGGCTCTGGATGAAGAAGTGCACA agcagcaggacatGGATCTTGACATTGAGTTTGATGTACACCTTGGAATTGCACACACCCGTTGGGCTACCCATGGAGAGCCCAATCCCATCAACAGCCACCCGCAGCGCTCAGATAAAAACAACG AGTTCATCGTCATCCACAATGGCATCATCACCAACTACAAAGACCTGAGGAAATTCCTG gagagcaagGGCTATGACTTCGAGTCAGAGACGGACACAGAGAGCATCGCCAAACTAGTGAAGTACATGTATGACAACCGGGACAGCGACGACATCAGCTTCACCACCCTGGTGGAGAGAGTCATCCAGCAGCTG GAAGGTGCTTTTGCCCTCGTATTCAAAAGCGTTCATTATCCTGGTCAAGCAGTTGGTACAAG GCGAGGCAGCCCTCTGCTCATAGGAGTGCGCAGTGAGCACAAACtctccactgaccacatccccaTTCTGTACCGTACAG CTGTACAGTCTATGGATCATTCTTTTGATGGAATATCCATAAATGTGGAGGAAG GTAAGGACAAGAAGGGAAGCTGCAACCTGTCTCGTGTGGACAGCACCACCTGCCTTTTCCCTGTTGAGGAGAAAGCTGTGGAGTACTACTTTGCTTCTGATGCTAG TGCTGTCATTGAGCATACCAACAGAGTGATTTTCCTTGAAGATGATGATGTAGCAGCTGTGGTTGATGGCCGTCTTTCCATCCACCGGATCAAACGTACAGCGGGTGATCACCCCGGGCGCGCCGTGCAAACCTTGCAGATGGAACTTCAACAGATCATGAAGG gTAACTTCAGCTCGTTCATGCAAAAGGAGATTTTTGAGCAGCCAGAATCTGTTGTTAATACCATGAGAGGAAGGGTCAACTTCGATGACTACACTG TGAATCTTGGTGGCTTGAAGGATCACATTAAGGAGATTCAGAGGTGTCGTCGTTTAATCCTTATTGCCTGTGGGACAAGTTACCATGCTGGAGTTGCA ACCCGTCAGGTTCTGGAAGAACTGACTGAATTACCTGTGATGGTTGAATTAGCCAGTGATTTCCTGGACAGAAACACTCCTGTCTTCAGAGatgatgtttgctttttcatcaGCCAGTCAG GTGAGACAGCAGATACTTTGATGGGTCTTCGGTACTGCAAAGAGAGAGGAGCCTTAACCGTAGGCATAACCAACACAGTTGGCAGCTCTATATCACGGGAGACGGATTGTGGAGTCCATATCAATGCAGGACCAGAGATAGGGGTTGCCAGTACCAAG GCCTATACCAGCCAGTTTGTCTCTTTGGTGATGTTTGCTCTCATGATGTGTGATGACAGAATTTCTATGCAAGAAAGACGCAAGGAAATCATGCGTGGTCTCAAAGGACTGCCAG ACTTGATTAAAGAAGTGCTGAGTATGGATGATGAGATCCAGAAGCTGGCCACAGAGCTGTACCATCAGAAGTCTGTTCTCATCATGGGACGTGGCTACCACTATGCTACTTGTCTAGAGGGAGCTTTG aaaattaaagaaattaccTATATGCACTCTGAAGGGATATTGGCAGGTGAGCTGAAGCACGGCCCTCTTGCACTGGTGGACAAACTCATGCCTGTTATCATGATCATCATGAGAGACCATACGTATGCAAAGTGCCAGAatgctctccagcaggtcattgCACGACAA GGGCGACCTGTCATCATTTGTGACAAGGAAGACATCGAGACAATTAAGAACAATAAGAGAACAATCAAAGTTCCCCATTCTGTGGACTGTCTGCAGGGGATCCTGAGTGTTATCCCCCTCCAGCTTCTGGCTTTTCACCTTGCAGTTCTCAGAGGATATGAT GTTGATTTCCCAAGAAATCTGGCCAAGTCCGTAACTGTAGAGTGA
- the GFPT1 gene encoding glutamine--fructose-6-phosphate aminotransferase [isomerizing] 1 isoform X2, whose protein sequence is MCGIFAYLNYHVPRTRREILETLIKGLQRLEYRGYDSAGVGIDGGNDKDWEANACKIQLIKQKGKVKALDEEVHKQQDMDLDIEFDVHLGIAHTRWATHGEPNPINSHPQRSDKNNEFIVIHNGIITNYKDLRKFLESKGYDFESETDTESIAKLVKYMYDNRDSDDISFTTLVERVIQQLEGAFALVFKSVHYPGQAVGTRRGSPLLIGVRSEHKLSTDHIPILYRTGKDKKGSCNLSRVDSTTCLFPVEEKAVEYYFASDASAVIEHTNRVIFLEDDDVAAVVDGRLSIHRIKRTAGDHPGRAVQTLQMELQQIMKGNFSSFMQKEIFEQPESVVNTMRGRVNFDDYTVNLGGLKDHIKEIQRCRRLILIACGTSYHAGVATRQVLEELTELPVMVELASDFLDRNTPVFRDDVCFFISQSGETADTLMGLRYCKERGALTVGITNTVGSSISRETDCGVHINAGPEIGVASTKAYTSQFVSLVMFALMMCDDRISMQERRKEIMRGLKGLPDLIKEVLSMDDEIQKLATELYHQKSVLIMGRGYHYATCLEGALKIKEITYMHSEGILAGELKHGPLALVDKLMPVIMIIMRDHTYAKCQNALQQVIARQGRPVIICDKEDIETIKNNKRTIKVPHSVDCLQGILSVIPLQLLAFHLAVLRGYDVDFPRNLAKSVTVE, encoded by the exons ATGTGCG GCATCTTTGCTTACCTGAACTACCATGTTCCCCGGACAAGAAGGGAGATCCTGGAGACCCTTATCAAAGGGCTCCAGCGGTTGGAGTACCGTGGCTATGACTCTGCAG GTGTGGGAATCGATGGTGGCAACGACAAAGACTGGGAAGCTAATGCTTGCAAAATCCAGCTTATCAAACAGAAGGGGAAAGTGAAGGCTCTGGATGAAGAAGTGCACA agcagcaggacatGGATCTTGACATTGAGTTTGATGTACACCTTGGAATTGCACACACCCGTTGGGCTACCCATGGAGAGCCCAATCCCATCAACAGCCACCCGCAGCGCTCAGATAAAAACAACG AGTTCATCGTCATCCACAATGGCATCATCACCAACTACAAAGACCTGAGGAAATTCCTG gagagcaagGGCTATGACTTCGAGTCAGAGACGGACACAGAGAGCATCGCCAAACTAGTGAAGTACATGTATGACAACCGGGACAGCGACGACATCAGCTTCACCACCCTGGTGGAGAGAGTCATCCAGCAGCTG GAAGGTGCTTTTGCCCTCGTATTCAAAAGCGTTCATTATCCTGGTCAAGCAGTTGGTACAAG GCGAGGCAGCCCTCTGCTCATAGGAGTGCGCAGTGAGCACAAACtctccactgaccacatccccaTTCTGTACCGTACAG GTAAGGACAAGAAGGGAAGCTGCAACCTGTCTCGTGTGGACAGCACCACCTGCCTTTTCCCTGTTGAGGAGAAAGCTGTGGAGTACTACTTTGCTTCTGATGCTAG TGCTGTCATTGAGCATACCAACAGAGTGATTTTCCTTGAAGATGATGATGTAGCAGCTGTGGTTGATGGCCGTCTTTCCATCCACCGGATCAAACGTACAGCGGGTGATCACCCCGGGCGCGCCGTGCAAACCTTGCAGATGGAACTTCAACAGATCATGAAGG gTAACTTCAGCTCGTTCATGCAAAAGGAGATTTTTGAGCAGCCAGAATCTGTTGTTAATACCATGAGAGGAAGGGTCAACTTCGATGACTACACTG TGAATCTTGGTGGCTTGAAGGATCACATTAAGGAGATTCAGAGGTGTCGTCGTTTAATCCTTATTGCCTGTGGGACAAGTTACCATGCTGGAGTTGCA ACCCGTCAGGTTCTGGAAGAACTGACTGAATTACCTGTGATGGTTGAATTAGCCAGTGATTTCCTGGACAGAAACACTCCTGTCTTCAGAGatgatgtttgctttttcatcaGCCAGTCAG GTGAGACAGCAGATACTTTGATGGGTCTTCGGTACTGCAAAGAGAGAGGAGCCTTAACCGTAGGCATAACCAACACAGTTGGCAGCTCTATATCACGGGAGACGGATTGTGGAGTCCATATCAATGCAGGACCAGAGATAGGGGTTGCCAGTACCAAG GCCTATACCAGCCAGTTTGTCTCTTTGGTGATGTTTGCTCTCATGATGTGTGATGACAGAATTTCTATGCAAGAAAGACGCAAGGAAATCATGCGTGGTCTCAAAGGACTGCCAG ACTTGATTAAAGAAGTGCTGAGTATGGATGATGAGATCCAGAAGCTGGCCACAGAGCTGTACCATCAGAAGTCTGTTCTCATCATGGGACGTGGCTACCACTATGCTACTTGTCTAGAGGGAGCTTTG aaaattaaagaaattaccTATATGCACTCTGAAGGGATATTGGCAGGTGAGCTGAAGCACGGCCCTCTTGCACTGGTGGACAAACTCATGCCTGTTATCATGATCATCATGAGAGACCATACGTATGCAAAGTGCCAGAatgctctccagcaggtcattgCACGACAA GGGCGACCTGTCATCATTTGTGACAAGGAAGACATCGAGACAATTAAGAACAATAAGAGAACAATCAAAGTTCCCCATTCTGTGGACTGTCTGCAGGGGATCCTGAGTGTTATCCCCCTCCAGCTTCTGGCTTTTCACCTTGCAGTTCTCAGAGGATATGAT GTTGATTTCCCAAGAAATCTGGCCAAGTCCGTAACTGTAGAGTGA
- the GFPT1 gene encoding glutamine--fructose-6-phosphate aminotransferase [isomerizing] 1 isoform X4, giving the protein MDLDIEFDVHLGIAHTRWATHGEPNPINSHPQRSDKNNEFIVIHNGIITNYKDLRKFLESKGYDFESETDTESIAKLVKYMYDNRDSDDISFTTLVERVIQQLEGAFALVFKSVHYPGQAVGTRRGSPLLIGVRSEHKLSTDHIPILYRTAVQSMDHSFDGISINVEEGKDKKGSCNLSRVDSTTCLFPVEEKAVEYYFASDASAVIEHTNRVIFLEDDDVAAVVDGRLSIHRIKRTAGDHPGRAVQTLQMELQQIMKGNFSSFMQKEIFEQPESVVNTMRGRVNFDDYTVNLGGLKDHIKEIQRCRRLILIACGTSYHAGVATRQVLEELTELPVMVELASDFLDRNTPVFRDDVCFFISQSGETADTLMGLRYCKERGALTVGITNTVGSSISRETDCGVHINAGPEIGVASTKAYTSQFVSLVMFALMMCDDRISMQERRKEIMRGLKGLPDLIKEVLSMDDEIQKLATELYHQKSVLIMGRGYHYATCLEGALKIKEITYMHSEGILAGELKHGPLALVDKLMPVIMIIMRDHTYAKCQNALQQVIARQGRPVIICDKEDIETIKNNKRTIKVPHSVDCLQGILSVIPLQLLAFHLAVLRGYDVDFPRNLAKSVTVE; this is encoded by the exons atGGATCTTGACATTGAGTTTGATGTACACCTTGGAATTGCACACACCCGTTGGGCTACCCATGGAGAGCCCAATCCCATCAACAGCCACCCGCAGCGCTCAGATAAAAACAACG AGTTCATCGTCATCCACAATGGCATCATCACCAACTACAAAGACCTGAGGAAATTCCTG gagagcaagGGCTATGACTTCGAGTCAGAGACGGACACAGAGAGCATCGCCAAACTAGTGAAGTACATGTATGACAACCGGGACAGCGACGACATCAGCTTCACCACCCTGGTGGAGAGAGTCATCCAGCAGCTG GAAGGTGCTTTTGCCCTCGTATTCAAAAGCGTTCATTATCCTGGTCAAGCAGTTGGTACAAG GCGAGGCAGCCCTCTGCTCATAGGAGTGCGCAGTGAGCACAAACtctccactgaccacatccccaTTCTGTACCGTACAG CTGTACAGTCTATGGATCATTCTTTTGATGGAATATCCATAAATGTGGAGGAAG GTAAGGACAAGAAGGGAAGCTGCAACCTGTCTCGTGTGGACAGCACCACCTGCCTTTTCCCTGTTGAGGAGAAAGCTGTGGAGTACTACTTTGCTTCTGATGCTAG TGCTGTCATTGAGCATACCAACAGAGTGATTTTCCTTGAAGATGATGATGTAGCAGCTGTGGTTGATGGCCGTCTTTCCATCCACCGGATCAAACGTACAGCGGGTGATCACCCCGGGCGCGCCGTGCAAACCTTGCAGATGGAACTTCAACAGATCATGAAGG gTAACTTCAGCTCGTTCATGCAAAAGGAGATTTTTGAGCAGCCAGAATCTGTTGTTAATACCATGAGAGGAAGGGTCAACTTCGATGACTACACTG TGAATCTTGGTGGCTTGAAGGATCACATTAAGGAGATTCAGAGGTGTCGTCGTTTAATCCTTATTGCCTGTGGGACAAGTTACCATGCTGGAGTTGCA ACCCGTCAGGTTCTGGAAGAACTGACTGAATTACCTGTGATGGTTGAATTAGCCAGTGATTTCCTGGACAGAAACACTCCTGTCTTCAGAGatgatgtttgctttttcatcaGCCAGTCAG GTGAGACAGCAGATACTTTGATGGGTCTTCGGTACTGCAAAGAGAGAGGAGCCTTAACCGTAGGCATAACCAACACAGTTGGCAGCTCTATATCACGGGAGACGGATTGTGGAGTCCATATCAATGCAGGACCAGAGATAGGGGTTGCCAGTACCAAG GCCTATACCAGCCAGTTTGTCTCTTTGGTGATGTTTGCTCTCATGATGTGTGATGACAGAATTTCTATGCAAGAAAGACGCAAGGAAATCATGCGTGGTCTCAAAGGACTGCCAG ACTTGATTAAAGAAGTGCTGAGTATGGATGATGAGATCCAGAAGCTGGCCACAGAGCTGTACCATCAGAAGTCTGTTCTCATCATGGGACGTGGCTACCACTATGCTACTTGTCTAGAGGGAGCTTTG aaaattaaagaaattaccTATATGCACTCTGAAGGGATATTGGCAGGTGAGCTGAAGCACGGCCCTCTTGCACTGGTGGACAAACTCATGCCTGTTATCATGATCATCATGAGAGACCATACGTATGCAAAGTGCCAGAatgctctccagcaggtcattgCACGACAA GGGCGACCTGTCATCATTTGTGACAAGGAAGACATCGAGACAATTAAGAACAATAAGAGAACAATCAAAGTTCCCCATTCTGTGGACTGTCTGCAGGGGATCCTGAGTGTTATCCCCCTCCAGCTTCTGGCTTTTCACCTTGCAGTTCTCAGAGGATATGAT GTTGATTTCCCAAGAAATCTGGCCAAGTCCGTAACTGTAGAGTGA